CGGGAGACGGTGCGGCCATGGCGGAGCGCGGGGCCCATTTGACGGGCGGCCTCTCGGCGAGTCCGGGCCGCCCGTCCGTCTTCGAGGTGGTTGCCCAGGACACGCTGATGTCGGCAGTGAGGCCGGCCGCGCACCACGCCAGCAAGGTGAGTGTGGAAGCCGGCCCGCGGGAGGGAGGGCCCGAGGCTCTGGGCCTCCCCTTGGTTCTGGGCCTCCCCGGGGCTCTGGGCCTCCCCGGATCGGCCTCGGCCGCCGTCCCGGTCCCAGGGTGTCAGGAGCGGGGGATGTCGGCTGGCCCAGGGCCGGCAGCGCCTCTGTCAGACAGAGGATTGCATGTGGGAAGAAGCCCGGGGTCAGGGCCTCAGGGTGATAAAGCCGATGACCCAGAGGTGACTCACTCTTCAACTCATTCCCAAAAAAACTCTTACTGCTTCTTTGACCTGAACTACAACGGTTACATATTAAAGGCAGTTGCAGTCTTTGTCAGGTGCTTCACAACGTCTTTCTCAACTATTACAAGAGAAAGTTCATCCTTGCTTTTGGGCTACAGTCAGGAATCACGGTGTAAACctccttcacacattctcagatAGATACTGTACGTTTTTAACTGCTGCTGGATTCTCCAGCTCTGCTGGCCTTTGTGGCACAAAGGAGAATGTGGGAGGTTTAAAATGAGCATCACTCCACTGTTATTGTTCCAGAATTGAGTGGGGCATCTATATTTATTCTCTGGAttcttaaattaatccaaaaGGGATCGTGTACACTTCAAAGGATCTGTAATCAAGATGCTGTGTTCAGGTGCAGTCTGAACTTGTTTTGATCATTTTTGCAAGGTTGTGATCCCAGGAATGAGAGTTACATTGAGCCACGGAAGTAAAAAAGGAATGACTCTTCAATATAGAGTAATCCCATAAATTCCAATTGCTCATTGTAATCGTTACACGAACACATCATTcaggattaaaaataaaaatatggcCCATTTGACACCATTGTAGCACTCATCTCAATCACAATAATCAAGTTGACTAATTCTAACAAATAATCTTGATAGGGAGAAACTGAGCACTGCAAATGgtggagctcagagtcgaagagtgtggtgctggaaagcacagccggtcaggcagcatctgaggagcagaagaatggacgtttcgagcataaactcttcaacaggaatgaggggatggcccaaggggactgagagctgagtggggtggggttggggggaggaggtgggaaagtagctgggaatgcaatgaacttgggggtgaaggtgataggtcagagaggaaggtggagcagatagatgggaaggacgatggacaggtaggactgtatCTATTCATCTGTcacagatttacctgcacttccacgcacatcatctactgtatccgttgctcccgatgtggtcttctctatactggggagacaggatgcctactcgcagaacGTTTCTGGGGGACACACAaaacaaccccattgccctgtggccgaacactttaactcccctttccactccaccaaggacatgcaggtcctggaccgcctccactgccaaacccttaccacctgacgcctggaggaagaacgcctcatcttccaccttggaaccctccaaccccatggcatcaatgtggatttcaccagtttcctcatttcccctcccccccaccttatcccagaaccaaccttccaactcggcactgtcctacctgtccatcttccttctcacctaactgctccaccctcctatccgatctatcaccttcgcCCTCACCTTATCCTACCCATCACATTTCTAAGCTACCTCCTCCCTGCCAGCCCCAAtctctctttcctgatgaagaacttctgctcgaaacatcaattctcctgctccgatGAATCCTAATAAACAAGCCTGCAACAAGCCCAGAAATGGTTGAAGTAAAACTCTAGTGGTGGAGTTCTTTTGAGAATCACTGCTTCAAACTCTCCTTTTAGCTGCCCTTAACATAACTGACAAATCTTAGTGTTTCCGGACATTACAACCGGGCAGGAAGTATCATGCACCAGCTGGTTCTGACTTCACATGATTCTTGTACATTGTCATTGATGGGTTAGGGATAATGTTACCTTCTGGTAGTGAATGCCACTGTTGATGCCATTCAGTGGAGTATCTTGGCTTATGGCATAGTGGCATTTTCACTAACGAGTTACATTTGTAATGTAATTAGCACAATTGAAACCGAAGCTTTGTGAAAAATGTTTGGTGATATTTCATTTGGGGGAGGAAGTTATGACAGGTGTGTGGTGTTTTTGAGAACCTGAATATGGTACTGAATTATAAAAATGTGCACCATTATATTGTTTGTTTAAAAGAATCATTTTGGGATCATGGGATTTCTACCAATGGAGAAAGTAGAGGCAAACAAATGTCCACTGGGGAAAGAGAACATAAGTTAGTCTGTTTGCAAGTCAGTACAGAGTAGTGGGATAGGGAAGAACATTGTTACAAAAGGGGTAAATCTAATTGTGGAGTAAGATACCAGGGGATAAAATGGAAGTGAATGTGTTCCATAGATAACTGGGTTATCCTGAAGAGGAGGGATTGAGAGCTATAGTGGGAAGGCAAGTACAGAGGATGCTTAATgttaatagaattttaaaatgcacaaaaaATTCAGGTTAACTGTTCTATGCTGGCTTTCATCCAAGCTgtatttggcaaatagagttaaggagaatccaaagggttttacaaatacattaaggacaaatgggtaactagggagagaataggccccctcaaagatcagcaagaaggcagcctctgtgtggagccgcaggagatggggagatactaaacaagtattttgcatcagtatttactgtggaaaaggacatggaagatatagaatgtggggaaatagatggtgacatcttgaaaaatgtccatattacagaggaggaagtgctggatgtcttgaaacgcataaaagtggacatagtggacagtgaagaaggttacctcagattacaacaagttcttgatcagatgggccaatgggctgagaagtggcagatggagtttaacttagattctgcattttgggaaagcaaatcttaacagaacttataaagttaatggtaaggtcctcaggagttttgctgaacaaagagacctttgagtataggttcatagctccttgaaagtggagtcacaggtagataggatagttaagaaggcatttggtatgctttcctttattggtcagagtattgagtacaggagttgagaggtcatgttgcagctctacaggagaaagtgaggactgcagatgctggagattagagctgaaaaatgtgttgctggaaaatcgcagcaggtcaggcagcatccaaggagcaggagaatcgacgtttcaggcataagcccgaagaagggtttatgcccgaaacatcgattctcctgctccttggatgctgcctgacctgctgcgcttttccagcaacacattcttcagctctgcagctctacaggacattggttaggccactgttggaacattgcatgcaattctggtctccttcctatcggaaagatgttgtgaaacttgaaagggttcagaaaagatttacaaggatgttgccagggttggaggatttgtgctacagggagaggctggggctgttttccctggagtgtcggaggctgaggggtgaccttatagaggtttacaaaattatgaggggcatggataggataaataggcaaagtcttttcctggggtgggggagtccagaactagaggtttagggtgagaggggaaagatataaaagagacgtaaggggcagcattttcatgcagagggtgttacgtgtatggaatgagctgccagaggaagtggtgtaggctggtacaattacagcatttaaaaggtagggtttggagggatatggtccaagtgctggcagatgggactagattggagtgggatagctggtcagtatggacaggttggaccgaagggtctgtttccgtgctgtacatctctgtgactttataaaCCCGTTTccctgttctttcactgttaccTTTTAAGGATAATAAGGTATTTGACATTCTGGCACAGGGCACAGTGTTTTGATAGAGCGTACATTTCTCTTCTAGGTGCTTGCAGAATCCAACCCCAGTCGCTATGGGTTTCTATGGCGATGGTTCGATGAAATCTACGTGCTGCTGGATGTTCTGCTTCAGCATCATTATCTGTCCAGGACCAGTGCTTCCTTCTCTGAGAACTTTTATAGTCTGAAAAGAATTCCGTTGGGTAGTGGTCATGGACTATGGAGGTTAGCCAGCCGTGGGCTCCCAAGGACCCAGCACTGGCGATCACTCCTCGTGCTAATAGCTGTTCCATATGTAAAAGTCAAATTGGACAAACTGTTTGCTCGGCTGCAAGAGGAGGATGACTATGCCATACACCTCCCAGCGTCCTCTTGGAAGCGTCTTTACAAGGCCTTCCTTGCAGCCTATCCTTTTGTGAACATGAGTTGGGAGGCTTTGTTCCTTATCTACCGGCTCTTATACATCTTCGAGAAAACACAGTTCCACTCACCACTGCTGCGAGTGGCAGGAGTCCGTTTGGGGAACCTGACCCCTGCAGATATTCAGGACCTCGAGAAAAAATCCTCTTCCACCAGCAACCGCTCAGCCAGTGAAAGGTAAgcaaagtgctttgagaggcaGGTAAGAGAAAgcctttgaaaggctggtcattaGGAATGTAAGATCAAGAAAGGTTACAGAACTTGAGTGCATTCTTTGTTATTAAAGGTGGTGGAATCTTGAGTTAATATCTTCAAGATGTGAAAGCACCGATGGAAAATCATTCATTGTGGTGAAATTTCAATTGCTGGGGGATACCAGGTTAAAAATGATGGTATTGGGGATGAAAGTAGAAGGCTGGTGCTGAGAGTTACTTGGCAGATTCCTGCTTGATCAAAGATCCAATCCAAGAAATTCGCTGACATTGTATTTGGGTTGGGTCAAAGGAAATGGCATGAGTCTGGGACAATACTTTGGAATAATAACTGCATGTGTTCTAACTTCCTCACTTTTCTCTCTACAGTGTGGTTGGAAAGCTGACTTCCTTTCTTGCTAAAGCGATGGGGGGTGTGACAGTGTCCCTGTCGACTGGTATATCTGTGGGTGTCTTTTTCCTGCAGTTTCTCGAATGGTGGTATTCATCTGAAAACCAGGAGACGATTAAatccctctcctccctcccaacccctcccccaccagtgCACTTTGACAAGCTAACTAATGAGTCTTTACCTACACTGAAGACTGTATGTCCTTTGTGCAACAAGATTCGGACAAATGACACAGCCTTGGCAACCTCTGGATATGTTTTTTGTTACCGATGTGCTTACAGCTACGTAAAACGCCATCAGCGATGTCCTGTGACAGGCTACCCTTCTGAACTGCAGCATCTAGTTAAACTTTACTCTCCAGAAGCATGAAGGCAAAAGGTTTTGATCCATGTGCACATACTATTATTtatcatgtaatattttatacaCAGAAGTCTGACTTAATGACTTGTGAAGTGCTGTTTACTATTGACAAGTTTCAACTGCAGCATTTTTATTGTCcaattttctgcctccctcctaaATGTGCTGACATGCATAATTCCTCATTAAAGTGGTTGTGGATGTAGACAGGAAACTTGTCCTATGGAGCATTGGTACTGATGTTTACACAGGTCCCCCCTTTCCAGTCCTGGCCAGGAATGACAGTCAGGAGATCTGACTAAGAGGTCTAAGACCTGTTTTAGCAATGCTGCCTTCTTGATTGAGATCAGCTAAAGGAACTCCTTCCTGTTGTGAGTTTGAATTCTAATACATTGATCTCTGAAACATCAAGAGAACTGTACATAAATAATTGCATTCATTGGTCATTGTGATGGGGCCAAGAGACAATGGAGATTGTGTATGTCGGTGTTCGGCGTGATCTCCCATGATAATTCTGAATCTTTTAATGGAATCTTGTCATTCTCAAATTTTATTAATAAATCATAAGTTCAGAGAGTTTACCAGTTCATTAATAGATGCAGTATATAGTCTCTGAATCATGGTTTAAAAAATTTACATTGTAGGAAATTCTCTAAAGATTCAAACAAAAACCCCATTTGGTTGAGATTGAATTCGAAAATTAGAGCAAAAGCCTCGAACATTGGCCCCTGTAATCTAAATGGTTcttgaaattaatattttaatggTCAAGATATAATATGTACTGTGCACTAAATCAGTATGTTGTGTCAAATGTTTCAATATTGTTTTGAAGATGTTTAATGTTTACCTGTAAACTATAATAAATTATACATTAGCTCGACCAATGAACTGACTTTACATGAAAGCTGTAGATGAAAGTCTTCAAAATCTGAACAGAAGACACACTACCCAGAAGGGATGAGAAGAGGAATAATGAATTACACAcgtccaaaataaaaacagaaaatattgcagATCTCAAGCACGTCAGTTTTCATCTGAGAGAAAGCCCCCTGGAGCTTATGAGTCCAGTTTCGACCAAGTCAGTAGAATCCCAAAGTGTAGTGGTTTTTGAGTTTTTATGAAAATAACTTGTTACCTAAGGGGTCGTTCATGATCATATTTTAATACACAATGTATATCTGGAAAACCAGTATATGTCTCATGGTCAGAAATTTCATAAGCACGTTGGGAAAGGTCACGTTTTACTCAAAGTAGCATCAGAGACATTGACCTGCAATGTATAATTAACATTAAGTAAGCACAGGGAGACTTCAGTCAAAAGTTAATTTTTATACACCTGGATTCAGCAGCCTTGTTTATAGTGATGCTTATTAAGAATCTGCAAACCTTCTGGCTGTGGTGTATTTTTCTTCCCAGAGAGTGTTTTCTGAACATTGCAAATAACCCTTCTCGTTTATACACTTTTTAAGTGTTAGTATGAGCTATTAAGCCTGACGTGTTATGCTCTGCAGGATAACTAAACAGATTAAACAGAATTCAAGTCCACACACTGTTATATACGGAGCACAGTCAGTGTGCAAGAGACTTCAGCCATGTGAGACAGGCTGTGTGAGTGTACTGTTGGAAATTTAATTCAGAGGTAATTCCATGCAAAGGGAGACAATGATGCTTTAAGGAAGGTTTACTGCAAGAGGTAAGCTGTCCATAATGAGAGGTGAGTAGGCGAGGACAAGTGGCATGAATCAAGAAGCATACGCGTGCAGTAAGACCAGCTGCAGAAAGATATCGTGAACTACAGCATGATACGAGTTTAGGGAAAGAAGTTAAAGAACAAATTTAAAGTCCAAGTAAGGTCTTCAGATTGTTTAGGTCTCCAAtgattttcttctctcttttaaaaataGCTGGTTAAGTATAACATTGATACTGATTTATAAAAACTATCAATACAGTAAATTGTAAAGAGCAGGGAATTTAGAGTAATTAatacaaattaaatcaaatgcaATAGTTGATGGTAGAAAGGGTGATGTGTTACTACAGCCATGATATGGAAGTGTTGgcctggggtagacaaagttaaaaatgttcgaggagaaagtgaggactgcaggtg
The Chiloscyllium plagiosum isolate BGI_BamShark_2017 chromosome 28, ASM401019v2, whole genome shotgun sequence DNA segment above includes these coding regions:
- the pex12 gene encoding peroxisome assembly protein 12, which gives rise to MAERGAHLTGGLSASPGRPSVFEVVAQDTLMSAVRPAAHHASKVLAESNPSRYGFLWRWFDEIYVLLDVLLQHHYLSRTSASFSENFYSLKRIPLGSGHGLWRLASRGLPRTQHWRSLLVLIAVPYVKVKLDKLFARLQEEDDYAIHLPASSWKRLYKAFLAAYPFVNMSWEALFLIYRLLYIFEKTQFHSPLLRVAGVRLGNLTPADIQDLEKKSSSTSNRSASESVVGKLTSFLAKAMGGVTVSLSTGISVGVFFLQFLEWWYSSENQETIKSLSSLPTPPPPVHFDKLTNESLPTLKTVCPLCNKIRTNDTALATSGYVFCYRCAYSYVKRHQRCPVTGYPSELQHLVKLYSPEA